The segment CTATGCCGAAGATGTTCCCACTGGCAGTGAAGGCTTTACACAAAGTCAAGCTTGGGCTATTGTAACTCCTAGACCAGGCTGGTAGGAGACAGAAAAGAGGTGAAGGAACCAGGTATGCATCACCCTGGAGAATATGAGCTAGCGTTCCTCTCACCACAGAGGGCAGAATTGAGCAGTGTGTGTCTTACCTAAATTCTCCAACTGTCAACTTAGATGAATTTACTAAGTGTAGTCACAGTTTCTAATTACTGTAATTTGTATATGCATATAGACATCAAAATATTTAAGCCTAATGTACAGTAGTATTAATAGCTACTTTACCTCTTTCCATAAAATTACATGTGGATATAATTCTaaggtagtttcttaaaaaatatcgTTATTTTTAGTATTCATCATAGATGTTATTCTGAAAAATCTTAAGTCGAGCTGtatatattaacattaaataacttaaaaaaataaacaatacatttcatatatatatggttatatatatataccaaatatatatatataataccatatgtatatggtattatatatatatatcaaaatagcCCAATTTTAAAGCCATGTAAGTGAAAAAGTTGAGTTTTCAAGAATAAACTAGACCTTCTAAAggtattttttcataatttcaatATTAAATGTATCTTCTTTTCTGACTGTGCCAAAAATATACACACTGCTCTTGGTAATTTATGTCAGAAGTattcattatgaaaataaataagttagtTCATTTGTCTGTTTTCACTTGTTTCTGTAATGACAAATTTATCCTAAATCTAAATGAATTTGCTCCCAAAAGATCTCCCCTATGGAGACAGCATAACCAAAAAACTTTACAATGTACAGATATCCACTACATGCAATCGTGTATTTTCTAATAATAGTGGTAGAAAGTAACCTTCAAGTATCGTCATCATCCAACTGGACTTACAGAGAGCTATCCCATAAAATTAACACTCTAAAGGAAGAAAGTTATTTGAGAAATTTGTCCTTGCTAGAACACCTTTGTTGAAATTCCCATAGGAAACAAAACCATCTATCCATAAAGCACACAGGGCGCTTGGTATCTAGCACTGACCTTAATGTGCACACAAGTAACACTGCTCTGAATGTAAAGTAAACTCTACAAGCTAAAGAAGAGCCCACATATGCCACCCACAGCTGGAAGAATTTCTTCTGGAAAGAATTCCTTGACGAAGACAGAACGCAAAGCTATTTCAGCTCCTAGTCCTGCTTTCTGTAGCCGTGAGTATTGGTGGTAGTttggctaaaaacaaaacaaaacaaaacacaaaaaacaaacaagaacagaaAGACTGGTCCACTTGGAGAACCAGATTTAGACATTTTGTACTTATGTTAGtcaaacacatttttcaaaaattaaattaacataaaGTCTGCAGGGAATGGAGATTCCATAACTCACAAGTAACAAGGGGAAAGTAATCAACTAAAAAGTGCATCTCTTTCCAAAGCAGGTGCAGGAGGTCAAGATTCTGGAAATTTTCCTCTTTCACAGGTTTTGATCCAGCCACTTGATGTAACTATTCCTAGTCCGGATTCCCACTGAGAAGTTGGTGGGCCAGCTGGTGAAAATCATGCATCCATGGAAGCCATCCTCAAAGTGATCCAGGGTCACCTCCACACCTGCGCTCTCCAGACGCTTTGCATACATGATCCCATCGTCTCTTAGGACATCATGCTCACACGTCAGAATATAGGTCTTCGGGAGGTGCCGTAGGACTTCCTGGTCTGCAATGAGCGGGGCCGAGCGAGCATCCAACAGCTGAGGGATCTCCCTCAGAATCCTGGCGTTGCCGGTGGTCTGCACCACAGGCTTGTAGTCCTTTGTGATGGATGCAGGCAAGAGGGACGTCCAGTTTAGACGGGCCCTGAGGGCAACTGCCTCTTCCACGTCCATCGAAGTGTGGTTGTTAACAATCATCGCCTGGACAAAGTCATAGTTGCCTTTGAAGTAGTCCACCCAGTACTTCACCATGACGTAGCGGGGCAGGATTGGGGTGTTCACATTTTGCTGGTAAGAGGGTGTGTTGAAATCTAAAGCTTGAAGAACTGGATAAATTAAAGCTTGCACTTTGAGCTTGTTTTTGAGGTTGGCATCTTGAGTAAActggagaagaggaagcagaCACATTATTTCCTGCTGCATGGCTCTTTGTATGGAAACCACACCTTTTAAAGTAGCTGAATGCATTACCTGGAATCAGTCAAAAGGTTCTAACTAGGAAATTTCTACCAGACATGGTATTAAGTAACAcggtttataaaataaaaacttccccaccacccaccaccagcACCACTCCCCACACATGCATCAAGCTGCTGGATGTTTACTAAGAAAGTTATGATGTTTGCAACCCATGTTTTTAGTGAACACTGCAAATGCATGTGATCTCTTAGGTCTTTAACCCCCCGTGAACACTTCACTTGTATCTATCCTTCGGCACTAGCACACCTTGCTGGGTACTATGGATGGATAACATGAGAACTTTTCTTAGTTCAGTATTCTGTGCAAAGTGAAAAAAGGCAATGGCTTTCTAGGGAGAAACAAACTAGTCTAACTCTTCCAGAGGAGAAGGGTAGGAAAAGCTAAATGAACAGATGATGGGACTCCAAAGTGTTATAGCAGGACCTCAGGATATCTCCTCTGATGAGCATTTAGTCTTCATGCTGCATAAGTGAGAATTTAAATAGTGCTGGCAACATGCCCTCCATTCTCCTTAATGAGCATGTGCCCCAGAGTTGAGGTTAAATGGGAATGTGAACGCATCCTCTACCTCATCAGATCTCCATCCCCCCATGCCTTCACAAAATGTGAACACACTGCCTCATTTTCCAATCCTAGGGTCCAAAATGGTACACATTTGCATGTAACATCTAAAAGGCAGCTAACTAGGTCACTGGGTTTTATAGGCAACTAAACAACCTTCAAGGTCACTTTAGCTGTACAATTTTGTTTCACGTCAGAGTTTAGAACCCCATCCCCCAGGGAAGATATAACTGCTCtgtaaaagcaaaaggaaatgatCAGTTAATAGTACTATTAATATGTGCCAGGAATTGCATATACATCATTTCACTAAGTCCCAGCAATAGTCCTGCAATCAGATGgcattatcctcattttcctGAGAGTCACAGATATTCAGGGGCTTGCCTGAAGCCCTGCAGCTTCCAAAGCAGGGAGACTGGATTCCATTCCACTGCTAATTTTAAAGCCCATGATCCTCTCCCCACTGCACCAGGACTTTCTTCTTACCACATCAGAACACATGTATACCAAACCCATCAGTGCCCACCGAAGTTCTCTATGTACTGCAATTTGAGAAtaccaaaagaaatctggagatgagaagacagagatgcTCTTCTAAACTTGTTTAATCCatcagaggaagaaaatatacTTATCTTTGAATTTACACAGCCGCCCAAAATTTTGGGTGCTATTAGAGCTAGATAGTTTTAACCAGAGAATTTAACCAGGTAAGCTCAGGTTAACTGGTATTATAACACTCGAAGTGGCtgacccattttaattttttttcttttagattttaaaaaatgttgggaaACACTTTTTAGCTTTTCAGTTTGACTCAAAGTTCTAAGGAAACAATCTTAGCAACTGGAatttaagcaaaaatattttgcaagtcCAATATGGAAAAGAAGCTGGAGATACTTGATTTCCATGCATATTGCTGAGGAGCAAGAGAGCCCTATAAACTGTTAGCCCATCTTTCATATTAATTGTAATCAGGGACTTTCCAAGGACTCAGAGGTGACATCTCTTTCAATTACCCCTCTTGCTACTTCAGAAAGATCCGAGAATTCTCCCAGCACAGTCATCTGAATAACTTGGCCCCATACTGACCAGCCTACCTGTTAAGCCTTTGCCATACATAGCGAAGAATATGTGTGTAGGTCTGCAGGTTAGCAAGAATCCTCTTACCACCAGCCTGCCACGGCAATCTGTTACCTGTTGGCCCAGAGCAGCGGCCaaattcccaccagcactgtCACCAGAAATGCCAATTCTGCCCGGGTCAACCGAATACTTGTGTAAGACTTCTGGCTGCAGAAAATACTTCGTGGCACGTACAACATCATGAATTTGTGCAGGAAAATAAACCTTTGGAACTAGCCTGTATCTGTGAAGACAAAAGTTGTATTCATTTAAGGACTTCAAGTCTTTATAGGCCCTTTAAAGTTTATGGGGAAGCTGGTTCTTTTGACACAGAAGTAAACAGGTAAggattgaaataaatataaaaatgaaccattttcttttttaaaaaaaagtttattttgagagagagagagggttggggggggggtggaagcatgagtgggggaggggcagagagagagagggagagagaatcccaagcaggctctcagctgacagctcacgaaccgtgagatcatgacctgagccaaaatcaacagttggatgcttgaccaactgagccacccaagcacccctgagcCATTCATTTTCTTGCAAatcaaatagtttaaaaatgtaatgattttggggtatctggatggctcagtcggttaagcatccgactttggctcaagtcatgatctcaagtttagctctgcatcaggctctgtgctgacagctcagggcctggagcctgcttcggattctgtgtctccctctctctctgcccctcctctgctcacactctgtctatccctctctcaaaaataaataaacattaaagaaaaagggattaaaaatgtaatgattttGTATTAACAATAatctttccccccttttttacCATCAGCCATGAAACACAACTTCAAAGTTAAAGGTGGATGTTGATTAAGATATGGGTAGAACCATAACAGATTTGGGAATTTTATTTCTGGATATCAGTGTTCAATTCACGACACTTATGGATTAGAAGGTGACTTGGCAACATTAACCACTTCATTGATCTCCTGTTTAATGACTCCATATGGGATCCTTCATGATTTACTTGAGAAACATAGCAAAATTGTGTCAGATACCCCATCCATGATAACATCTTACAAATCCATAGTTGCTTGTAGTCTCTGCTTGGAGTGCCCTCTCggcctcctccttctttccctatTAATTCTCACTCAGCCTTTAAGCCTTACTCATGGGTTTGGACTCCTCCAGGTAGATTTCCTTGACTATAATAACTCCACTTGCTTCTGGGGCTGAGCTGGATGCCTTTCCTTGATCCTTCTATGTGCTGGAGTATATTACTGTTCTTACTGCCTCATCTTAAAATGATTTATGTGTTTCCTCTGAAGAGTATGTTCTCTGAAATCAGGACTATGTTTTATTCATCGCTGTGTTCCCAGTATCTATCAATGTGCTAGGCACGTAATCATCCATCCAGTAAACCCTTTTATTAACATACCTTCCTTTTGCAGACAAAAGAAACTGGGGCACCAAAAAGttactttatttgtaaaataagtcaAACACAGATAAAAACAAGGTGGAATAGAAACTAAGTACTTAATTAAAATCTAGTAATATTAAGAATTCAGGtctcggggtgcttgggtggctcaggcagttaagcgtcctactcttgaccttggctcaggtcatgatctcacagttcatgggttcaagccccatgtcggactctgcactgatggtgttgtgcctggttggaattctctctcc is part of the Prionailurus viverrinus isolate Anna chromosome C2, UM_Priviv_1.0, whole genome shotgun sequence genome and harbors:
- the NCEH1 gene encoding neutral cholesterol ester hydrolase 1 isoform X2; this translates as MKQPQCPCLQLKFVHTVARYRLVPKVYFPAQIHDVVRATKYFLQPEVLHKYSVDPGRIGISGDSAGGNLAAALGQQFTQDANLKNKLKVQALIYPVLQALDFNTPSYQQNVNTPILPRYVMVKYWVDYFKGNYDFVQAMIVNNHTSMDVEEAVALRARLNWTSLLPASITKDYKPVVQTTGNARILREIPQLLDARSAPLIADQEVLRHLPKTYILTCEHDVLRDDGIMYAKRLESAGVEVTLDHFEDGFHGCMIFTSWPTNFSVGIRTRNSYIKWLDQNL
- the NCEH1 gene encoding neutral cholesterol ester hydrolase 1 isoform X1, producing MRSSCVLLTALVALAAYYIYIPLPSSVSDPWKLMLLDATFRSAQQVSNLIHYLGLSHHLLALNFIIVSFGKKSAWSSPQVKVTDTDFDGVEVRVFEGSPKPEEPLKRSVVYIHGGGWALASAKIRYYDELCTAMAEELNAVIVSIEYRLVPKVYFPAQIHDVVRATKYFLQPEVLHKYSVDPGRIGISGDSAGGNLAAALGQQFTQDANLKNKLKVQALIYPVLQALDFNTPSYQQNVNTPILPRYVMVKYWVDYFKGNYDFVQAMIVNNHTSMDVEEAVALRARLNWTSLLPASITKDYKPVVQTTGNARILREIPQLLDARSAPLIADQEVLRHLPKTYILTCEHDVLRDDGIMYAKRLESAGVEVTLDHFEDGFHGCMIFTSWPTNFSVGIRTRNSYIKWLDQNL